TGGCTAACTAAGCTATTGGTTCTGCCATACAATGTATATTTGACACTACTGAGCAAGCACAAACTCGTCTACTGAAGTTCTTCGACGAGCCTTGATACTGCCTCATCGACGATACCATCTCGGAGCCGACCCTGCCAGAAGTCGATGTCCTCGTAGCTAATCGACTGGATGCCCCACGGGACGATTCGACTCTCCTCGGGCATCCCACCATACACCCAACTCTCGGCGGGAACGTCGAGTAGCCCGTCAATCCACGACTTCGTCGTGAGCGTCAGTGCGATGTACTGCTCGCCGTAGAACGGGCGTCCTTCGTGGTTTGACAGGATAAGCCAGGGTCGAGAATTCTCTGCGCCTTTGAACGGGTCGTCACCGTGGACGACGTCGCCCCGCTCGAAGACCGGTTTCGGCTCTTCG
The genomic region above belongs to Halogeometricum sp. S3BR5-2 and contains:
- a CDS encoding type II toxin-antitoxin system PemK/MazF family toxin, which translates into the protein MTDEEPKPVFERGDVVHGDDPFKGAENSRPWLILSNHEGRPFYGEQYIALTLTTKSWIDGLLDVPAESWVYGGMPEESRIVPWGIQSISYEDIDFWQGRLRDGIVDEAVSRLVEELQ